The window CAATCGGCATCGCCTTGGCGCTCATCGACCTCGATCACCACCGACTGCCGAACGTGCTCACGCTGCCGGCCTATCCCGTCACCGCGGTCCTGCTCGTGCTGGCATCCGTGCTCACGGGCGAACACGGGAGGTTGCTGATCGCGGCGGCCGGCCTTGCCATCCTCGGCGTGTTCTACCTTTCCCTCGCCCTCGGCTCTCGCGGTGGGATGGGATTCGGCGATGTCAAGCTTGCCGGCTCGCTGGGGCTCCTGCTCGGCTGGCTGGGCTGGTCGCAGCTGCTCGTCGGCGCATTCAGCGCCTTCGTCATCGGCGGACTTGTCGGCGTGGTGCTCATGATCGCCAGGCGGGCGGGCCGCAAGTCACGGCTGCCGTTCGGGCCCTTCATGCTCGTCGGCGCCTGGGTCGGCGTCTTCGCCGGCCCGGCGATCGCTGACGTCTACCTCACCGCGACGGGACTCGCATGACACCCCACGGAGGACACACA is drawn from Microbacterium sp. zg-B96 and contains these coding sequences:
- a CDS encoding A24 family peptidase gives rise to the protein MTVETTAILILAGVFGTVIGSFLNVVIWRVPRGESIVRPGSACPQCGRPIAWYDNLPIISYLVLRGRCRHCSARISVRYPLVELGTGLGFAIVVWGAIAGRYPIAIVPLLLYWVAIGIALALIDLDHHRLPNVLTLPAYPVTAVLLVLASVLTGEHGRLLIAAAGLAILGVFYLSLALGSRGGMGFGDVKLAGSLGLLLGWLGWSQLLVGAFSAFVIGGLVGVVLMIARRAGRKSRLPFGPFMLVGAWVGVFAGPAIADVYLTATGLA